TTGGAGGTGGTCTTCCCGTAGGTGCTTTTGCTGCCAAAACGGAAATTATGGATCATTTGGCGCCGGACGGACCTGTGTACCAAGCGGGTACGTTGAGCGGTAATCCTTTGGCCATGAGCGCTGGATTAGCAATGCTTACCGAACTGAACAACAAGCCTCAGATTTTTGAAAGCCTAGAGAAGAAAACCGCGTATTTACACAAGGGATTAGATGAGGTTTTGTCTAACAAGGAGGTAGCTTATCAAATCAACCGTTTTGGAAGTATGCTATCCGTGCATTTTACTGATGAGCCCGTAGTAGATTTTAAAACATCGGCCAAGGGGAACAATGATAAATTCAAAAAATTTTTCCATGGCATGTTGGTAGAGGGCGTTTATTTACCGCCAAGTGCCTTTGAAAGCTACTTTTTAAACGATGCCTTAAGTTATGAGGATTTGGATAAAACCATCATGGCATTAGAAAAGATAGATTTTTAATATTTTGAAACTGGTCTCATAAATGGTAGAACCTACCTCTTTTACCTATTAAAAGATGCCTATCATAATTAATGGGTTCTAGGTTTAGTTTTTTCAAGATAGAGGATATGGTTTCTGCTGCAGGTTAAATGATTAAAAAAAATGATTTTAGCGTAAGGATTTTATTTCTTTTCTTAGTTTGATAATATCAGAAATATGGGTCCAAATAACAATTGGAACAATTGTAGCTGGCAGGAGAATAAAAGGGAAGTACATCACCCCTCGATTTGGTTGGTCAAATCCAAATTGTTGAAAGGGTAATTCTGCCGATAAAATTCCATTGAAGAGTATAAAAAGTACCAGCAAAAGTCCTGTGGTATTCCAGCCTAATAAAATAAGTTTGTTTACCTTCTTCTTAAGAAATAGCCATCCCATAATTGGAGCCGTAATCCCCATTAGGATATCATAGTTTCTTCCTTCGAACGTCATTAGTTCAGGAACCATCTTATGAGTGAAAAGCGCATAGAGGACTAGTTCTACAGGTAAGCGAACTACATGTGAAAAAGTACTGATTGTTGTATTTCTTTTCTCAAAAATCCATTTTTGTTGCTTAGGCAATAAGCCGTAAAAAATAATAAGCGCAGCCGGTAGTAAGACGAGTCCAAATCTCGGTGGTATGGAATCGGTCACTTTATAAAAACCGAGATACGCTAGTATGGATTGTATTACGGACCATATAATGATAAAAATGGTTAAATTTTTCGGTTTTCCGTTCGCGTAGTGAAAAAAAGCAATAGTTAGTAGAACGGTAGCGATGAAAAGTACTGAAATCCACTTGGGAAGTAAATCGATCATTCCTATAGTTTTTTAATTCATGCATTTCAAAATCATATCAGGAATCGGCTTGAAACTTTTACTTCTTCAACCGATTGTACTTCTTAAGTGTTTCCCTGAGGAGGTCGTGTGGCAGGGCATAGGCCGTATTTCCATTAATTCCTTCCATGGTTTCCGCCGCTACCATTGCATTGATAATAGCCTCTTCTACTGCTTGCACGGTTGCTTCAAAAACAGGCATTAATTTGTCGTTGGGCATGGATTTTACGGTAGTAGTTTTGTCCCTATTAAAAGCATTTTCGTTGGCTGTAGAAAAAGCTAGGAAAATATCCCCTGACCCATTACTTCCCCTGCCGCCAACGATTCCTACCCCTAGAGGAATTCTTTGGGCAATTCTTTTTAGTTGGTGGGGTAGTAAAGGTGCATCGGTAGCCACGATAACGATGATAGAGCCGTCACCTTCCTGTCTTCTAGATTTTGGTGGTCCGTTGAACTTGTAGTTCAAGGTGTCCTTTAATTCTACGCCAACGCGTACACCGGCTACGGACAGGTTCCACTTTGCCCCAAAATTAGACTGAACAAGTGCTCCTACAGTATAAGCTTCCTCTTCTATTTTAAAAACTCTGGAAGAAGTTCCTGTACCTCCTTTATAGCCCAAGCACATCATTCCGGTGCCTCCTCCAACGTTTCCTTCGGCAATTTTTCCGGATTTTGCGTCCTGTATCGCTTCCAATACATGTTTTTCCTTTACGTGAAAACCATAAATATCGTTTAGGAAACCGTCGTAGGTCTCGGCCACTACCGGATAGGTATACCACCAATCCTCGCCGCTATACCAATCTGTGTCTACATACCATTTTAAAACGGCATCGCGTACTACGCCAACACTGTTGGTATTGGTGATCATAATCGGGGTTTCCAGAAAACCCGATTCGGTTACCCAGGTCGTACCCGTCATTTCTCCGTTACCGTTCAAGCTATACCAGTTTGCGTATACCGGACTGAATTTTTTTGCTTTTCCTCTAGGAAAAATGGCCGTAACTCCGGTTCTAACAGGACCTTTCCCAACCGTATTCTCTCCTTTGCTTGATATGATGGTACTGTAACCGACCTCTACTCCTTTGAAATCGGTTATGGCATTGAATAGGCCCGTTTCGCCATCAAATGGTACGCCTAAGTCCCTTGCTCTAGGTTTTTGTCCTTTTATTTGTAAACCAATAAGTACTACTATTAAAATTACCAGTGTTCTTTTCATTTTTATAGAATGTATTAAGTGTCGAGAACAGCACTATTGGCTGTGGTTTTTTCGGTATACGAATACTATAGCTCTGGTTTAAAGATAGCACATTGCGACCAAGCCCGATGCCTATGAATATGTGAATTATTTTAATCTTGGGTGATTGTTTTGAATCAGCCCTAGTGAGTACAGACGGACTACTGATAATAAGAAGTTTATGGATGGTTATAAACCATTTGACGGGATTATATTAACTACCCTTCTATTCAGCCTTTTTTACGAAATGTAAAGCTTTCCCGTTGCTAAGATGAATCTTGATCGTATCTTTAGTTAACAATTTTAGTGTGCTTGTTTCGTTTTTCTTTTGGAGTGCTAAATTATACATCAGCGTATTAATGGTATCATATACCCTTGCGGTATAGGGTAGGTTGACCACTTTTTCAAAATCTCCGAACAGTGATGATGATACTTTTTTGATGATGCTTTTTTCATTTAAGATAAACGCCGGATTTGCCTTGACGATTACGGTTAGTCCATTTTCTTTTTGATTGATAAACTCAAAATAGTAGCCAGCTTTTATAAGTATATCAGTCTCGTTATTGAGTGGGATTCTAGTAAAATCTAGATGATCGCTCTGTAATTCCGTGCCCAAGTATTCATAGTTATGAAAATGACCGGCGGGACAGCCCATCAAAGCAAAACAAATTAAGAATAGCCATGCAATTTTAAATTTCTTCTTCATAAACATAAAACCCTTACGACTTTCAGAAGCGATACACAAAGTCTTTAAACAGCTGGGAAACAGGTGTTTATAGCAGTCTCTGTTGAAAAATGTTAGTTTGTATGGCTTTTGAACCATTTAATAATTTCCTCGAACGAATCAAATTTTGAATAGGGTAAGCCGTGACTTTTTCTATCATATATCTTGAATTTATAATCTTTATCATACTTATCAAGCTGCTGCACAAGTGTAATCGCTCCGGTAACGGACACCCTTCCATCTTGTCTGGAATGTAAAATATAAACAGGGGTATTTATTTCATCGGCCCATTCAATGGCAGAACGCTCATTGAGATATTTTTCACTGTTCTTGTTGAAATCGGGTAAAATATTGGCTAATCCTTTGTAATTATATTCTTCTTCTAAATCGGACCAACCGTTTATGAAAATAGGTCTTTGCATGGCCTGTAGCTTAAGGTCCGCAACACCACCTACCACCGCGGCTGCATTGATGTTCAGTTTTCTGAGACATTGGTAGGTCATCATTCCACCTCTGGAAACACCCATCATAAAGATATTGCTACTGTCTACGTAATCAATCTTCTTTATAATCTCATACAGGTTAATAACGTCATTGACATCATCTCCTCCTGATTGGTCTAGTTTGCCTATTTCGCCAACGAAGCGATAGTCAGATGCAAATACGGCAAATCCATTTTTAGCAAGCCAGTAAAAGTCCGGCAAATCTTCTTCGGACAGTCTGCCGAAATTTCCTGTCCCCCCTCGATTGTAAATAATTACCGGAACCTTTTTACCAATCGTTTTTTTTTGGACGGCATAAGTAACCACCTACTTCAAATTCATCACTTTTATACTTGAAGGTCTCAAAAACGTACTCTTTTTGATTTTTAGCTCTATCGTACGATAAACTATCATATCTGTATTTTCCCAAGGGGCTAATCTCTTGATAGGTTTTTTTTATTTCGATTTGATTAAGGTTATACAAGCCAGATTGTGAAAACATTGATGCACACCCTAAAAAAAGGATGAGTAGTAGGCTAATTCTTTTCATTTCTAATTTTAAATATTTGGTGAAGTAGTGCTATATAAAACATTTGGGGCAGCACTTTTTGTTCATGTTTTTGGACGTTGTTAATGGAAATATAGTAAAAAATGATATTGGTCAATGTGTAAAGTTGAAATGAAGTTTATATATTTTCTTTGGGAAGTAAGATGAGGCAAAACAATCTATCAATGGGTCATCTACACGTAAAAGTGTAAGATGCTGGGACTGAGAGTAGTGGTCAGTAAGCTGGTAAACAAAGCAATTTTCAATCACAATAACGAGAATATCTTCTGATGAGATTTGCGTTTGAAAAAAAATGTTAAAACGGAAAATGGTTATACCGAATAAGTTCTAAAAACCTGATTATGCAGTTTACAGGTGTTGAACAAAGATGTCTTGGATTAAAAAAGGATTTGTCTTTTCTTCGGTTTTTCTTAAGCTATGCGGACGTACTTCACCAGTTTAATTTTTCCTTTAAGAGCCGACTATATCTATTCGTATCTTCAAGTTCAGGGAAATGTCCGCAATTTTCAAATTCAATTATTCCGCAATTCGGCAAGTGTTCCAGTATCGATGTATGGTCCGTGTTCCTGTGGGTGTAATCTTTAGTGCCCCAAATTAAAGTCGATGGTACATCCAACACATTTAGTTTTGATAAGCTTTCTTTTTCAAGCCCTTGAACAAGTCCTGAAAGACAGAAACAACCGCCTTTATTTAAGTTGTCCAAGGAAGTAGCTACAAAGGCTGATTTGTCCGTTTCTTTAGGTAATGCATATCGGTACCAAGTCTTTGCGAATTTTTTTTCTGAAAACGAATTTACGATTTGTCCTACTATAGGATACCTTAGTACTTTTGGAATATTAATCGTGGTCCACTCCACCATTGAATGTATAGACGGTGTCTGTGATAAGAATAAATGAACTATACGATCAGGAAATTGTTCCGCTGTTTTGATGGCATAAAAACCGTTGGAGCAAGAAAAGCAAAGTATGGCCCTTTTAATACCTAAAATATCCATTAGGTCTATAATGAGTTGTGATGCTTTAGCGTACGAATAGTCATATTTTGAATTTGGATAGGAAAGCCCTACACCAATGAATTCGAAGCAAATTACTCTAAAGTCTCTCGATAATTTTGAAATCAGATTTTTATGATGTTCAATAACGTTTGGTCCATCAGGAACAGCTAGTATTACCGGTTTGTTACCTTTAGTATCAAACACTCTAATATTCCCATAATCGGTTGGAATTAGGGAAAAATTGCTTTCCAATGTAATATGTTTTTTCTTGAAACTATATCTAAACGCATCAATAAAATTTCCGTTCATTCCTTGGCTGTTTACGTATTACGCATTTCGTGCGTATAAAAAAAGGCACGGGTACGTCCTGGGCAAGCCCTGGACAAGCTATTATTTGTATGTTTTGGGTTTGTTTTTATTCTGCTTTATATACCTCAAGTTCAATTTCAACCATAAATTCAGGTAATGCTAACCCCTTTACTTCAAGCCAGGAACCAGTAGGGAATCCGTTTTTATAAATTTCAGCTCGGTAAGCCGATTTTTCAAGCATCTGTGCCATATTCGTTGTAAAAATATCTTCTTTAACTACGTCGTCGAAGGTGCAGCCATAGTGTTTTAATATTTTTTCTAAATCTGCGTAACAGTTTTTCATCTGCTGTTCTATATCACCAACAGCTGTGGGGTTTCCTTCATTGTCCATACTCACCGCTCCAGAAATTTTAATGTCATTTCCTATTTTCACGGCATGGGAATATCCGTATGCTTTTTCCACCTCTGGTCTCAAGAGGAAATATTCAGGTTTCTCTGATTCAACGATTACCTCTTTTTCAACTTCTTGCGTTTCTTCCTTTTGCTTTTGTTCACAGCTTTGTAATCCAAAAGTCACTATGCAGAGTGTTACTAGTAAAGTCATTCGGTTGCTTGGTTTTTTCATAATTCTGATTATTTAGTGCCTACTTTGGTCGGTTTTTGGCTATTCCGTTTAATTTTTAGCTTCCTTTTTTGGTGTACCTATAGGGTGTTTATGTATGATTTCGTGCTGTAAATAAACACTAAGGTTATCAAATATACGCAGATATAAAGTCTGTGTGTCCCAAAACTTCGATATAAGAAAGTTGGTAGCGCTTTGGTTATTTCGTTTTTATTTTCCGATAAGTATATCGTATTCTTTTGGTATTTCTACTCCATTGAATCCATTTGTCAATGCGTATAATATGATCAGAGTCAAAACTATTCCAATAATCAAAATCCCATAAGACTGTTTGTATGGTTGAATCCCGAATAGTTCTTTTTTCACTCTTGTTGAATGAACTGCCGAAAGATGTCCGAAGAACGAAATAATAGCGAGTCCATAGTAGGGCATAAAAAATAGGTTGAAAGGAAAGGTATTCAAACCAGCTACACCAAAATAAAAATTAGTATCTAAATTCAAAATGAATCTGCCCGATAAAACCGCCCCTAAATGAATTACTAAAAAAAAGGCGAGATATAGCCCTGTCCATATTTGGAGTTTATCAAAAAAAGTGGACACATTTTTTCGTTTTTTTAGGAACAATTTTATTCCTGAAATTATCTGAATTACGATTGCAAAGAACAATATGATTTCTGCGATTATATTTCTGTAAACATTACGTAAACTGCCCATCATTTCAATATGAGCATTTGCTCCAAAGAGGCTAAACATGTGATTGAACAAGTGTAAAGCCATAAAAATTGTAATCGTTATTCCTGATATATAATGGATTCGTTTCATCTTTTTTTTGCAAAGTTGGCATTAAAAGGTGAGCTATCATTTGACCTAAATCAAATTCGGGTTAAACGTTTTCTTATCCTACTTAAGGTTTCAAGTGTAATATTTATATATGATGCAATATGTGTTAAAGGAATTCTTTGATTAATATCAGGATGGATGGATAAAAGGTTTTTATATTTCTCTTCTGCAGAATGAAATTGCATAGAGGTAATTCTTTCTTGTTGTTTCAACATTGTTTTTATCGCAACCACTTTACTTAATCGTTCAAAATCATGATATGTATTCGATAATATTTCTATATTTCCTCTTGATATTTCTAGCAATACAGAATCTTCAATTAGTTCTATAAAATGAGGGCTAGGAATGTTAAGAAAAAAACTATTTATTGAACTAATGAACTCATTTTCAAACGCAAACCAGTCAGAAATATCTTTTCCATCTTTTAAATAGTATGCTCTTGCGCATCCATTTACAATAAAAAATGTTTTATCAGAGAATTGTCCTCCTCTTACCAGAACTGTGCCTTTTTGGAGAACTAAAAGTTTAGAATTAGTTATTAAATCAAGTTTACATTCAGGGGTCAATGGTGAATAGTGATTGCTGATTATTTCTACTATTTTTTTTCTATCCATTAATAATCAAATAACTTATCGTTTATAACATTTAGGTAAAAGCAGTATGTTGTTTATCTTAAAAGGAACCCAAAACAATAAGACGTAAAAACAGAACATACTACAAAAGCCAAGTTATCCATTGGCATCGATATTTACAAAAGAGGCTGAAAAATTCATTGCTCGACCGATATTCAGCGCTAACAATTGCGCAGCCTTTTTGGCATAAGAAATAATCTGGTCAAAGATTACCGTAGTACCAAGAGCCCTATAAAATCACAGTCGTCATATTTAGATGTCTTGGTTTCTAAGAGGTATGATATTAACCTTTGTCACTGCCGGTTAGTTATCCATAAGTTGTATCAAAATTCCAAATAATCCAATTGTCGAACACAAAGGGATAAACCATTTTGAATCGGCTTTCGCAAATTCGGTATTCTTTATTTTTTTAAACAACCCAACGTAATTAAAATCTCCGATCACTCGTAAAATAAAAATAGAAGGAACTAACCAACTTCCATAAGAAATTATCCAGCTAGGAACTACGATATTAATTAGACCTGTTCTTATCAAGTAGATCAAGCCAAATAAAATTAAACCTACGCCAACAATAAGAGTGGCAATTTTAGGTGGTTGGATTGCTTTTTCTCCAATTTCTTTTGTAGGTAGAGCCTTATCAAGCCCCCAGTTGCCTCCCAAAAACCAATAGAAATGGATAAAACCCAATGCACTGAAAATCACAAATAAGAGTACGGATAGTACTGTGGTTGTCGTCATATTTTTGCCAATTGAAAAATTTTCTCATTCTGCTTCCTATTAACAGAAGAAGGTATAGATCTCAGCATTTGATTACGCAGACCAATCAATATTGGATTAGAAAGATGGGCCATTTTCCCCACAATCCAACTTGCTTTTACTACTTGATGTGCTTTTGGTAATCTTAATTTTTGATATTCCGCAAATGCTTAGGTGATTTTATATTTGTTTAAACATTCTGAAAGCACATAAGCATCTTCGATAGCCTGACAAGCACCTTGTCCCATATTTGGGGTTGTTGCATGTGCAGCGTCTCCAATTAAGCATACATTTCCCTTAAACCGAGTATTTGTGGGCTTTAAATCTGAAATTTCTGCAGTATTAATATGTTCTTTTTTAGTTGAATTTATGATGTCTTTAATTATTGTATTGTAATTGCTGAAATATTCATTTAAATCATTGATTGAAAACTCATTCATATTTTTTTTGAATGATTTTAGAGCATACCAATACACCTTATTTTTTGCTATTTGAACAAATCCAAAGCGTTCTGATTTTCCCCAAGCCTCATTCAGTTCATTCCCGAACTTTAGAGGTAATTCATATTCCGTAACTCCTCTCCAACATATTTGCTTCGCGTTTCTTATACTATTGTTTGGGAATATGTTTTGACGAACTATAGAATTTAGTCCATCAGCTCCTATAACCGTTGATGATTGTGTTTGATGTCCATTTTTAAAGTTTAAATCGTAATCAATCCCATTTTTAACAATTGAAGTGAGTTTATGGTCTAAAGTAATTTCAGTTGATTTTAATTTGTCTGTCAATAGCTGTTGTAATTTCCCTCTGTGTATTGCAATGTTTTTTATGTTGCGCTTTTGTTCAAAATAGGACAAATCAATTGTGGAGAGTGGTTTTAGACATGATTTGGTAATATTCATTGAAGATATTGGGTTGCCATTTTCCTCAATTACTTTTCGTAAACCTAACTTTTCATAAACTTGCATTGCGTTATTGGCTAAAATAATTCCTGCTCCAACTTCTTTTATTTGTTCAGCTTGTTCAAATATTCTCGTTTTAATACCCTTTTGTTCAAATGCAATTGCAGTAGTTAATCCTCCTATTCCTGCTCCAATGATATCTATGGTCATGATTTTCTATAATTAATGGCAACGGTTTGCCTATGGCTCATTGCGAAAAAGCATAGCTCATTTTGCGCTGTAACCGTAAATTCGGTAAAAAGTGGATGCCTTATGATGAAAACTTTGTTTCAAAATTAGCTCAATTAGTGATTGTTTTTAACTCAGTTCTTTGTTAGGTGTAGTTTTTATTTCAGTCGTTGGTAATAATCGAGAATCTTCCAACCCGGCAGCTCTATGTCCAACATTTTCTATATAATCTTTGCTTTGCGCAAAAGCCATAAACTTTGATACGGATTCGTGCTCCACTATTAAAACAGCATCCCATTTTTCAGTGTCTGGGCCGATTAAAAAATCTTTACTCTTTCCATAGTATAATACTCGACTTCCCGCTTTAATTAATTCAGTTAAAGTATTGTCAATATACAACTGGTATGCTTCCTCCCCGCTGATTTCCTTTTCAGGACTAAGATTTTCAAAACCTGTGTAATCAGCTTTCACTCGAAATTTCAGTAAGTTCAGCATTGTTACTTTTCCCTTGTCGAAAAAGTCCTTATAGAATCTTTTTCCAGCTTCTGGATTCGAATCAATGTATTTGTCCATAATCTTTTGGTAACCTTTTCACTTAAATTCTGAATAAGGGTCAAATTTAGTATAATTTTCCTACACAAGAATAGAATCGTTAGCTCAAGAGATTGATAGATTTTCTTTTTTTTCTTTGTCCCACTAAAATGTAAAATCCCAAAGATTTGGCGGACACTCTAAGTATACACAAAACTAGGCGTTAAGCATCAAAACCCGTATTAATTATAGCCATCCTAAGTTTGTTGTCTATTGATTTATATTAGTTATATAGCGCTTTTGAACTGGCTAAAGGGTTCGGTTGACCCTAGCGTGGAACTATTGGTCGTCATGGAAGCTACTGGGGTCTATCACCAAGGTATAGCCCGTTATCTGTATGATAATGGTTATAATGTTTGTGTGATGCAGTCCGGTCGTGTAAAGCGTTATGCGCAGAGTTTGGACTTCCGTTTCTGAGCCGACATGAAAAAAGCCCCTTAAAAAGGCTTAAACGGAGCTGTTTCATTCAGAATTTAAGCTTGTGCAACGGTTACCATTGTTGTGCATAGTTATTTTTCCAGTTTACTTTCAAATTTTTCAAGTGTAATTTCTTTCCTCCACCAAGAGTATTCTCCGTATGCAATTTTCTTGTCGTAATCCACTTCTAAATAATCGGTATGACAGGAAAATAAGTCATAATCATTCTTTTGTTCAGGTTTTGAGTCGTATTTGATTTTTGAGGGTGCAATTAAATAGTACTTTCCAACTTTAAATTCCTCAATATATGGTCGACATAACATTCCGTTATCTCCCCAAATTTTTATTCGTTTTCGAGATTCAGAACCTTTATATTTTTTAATTATTTCAACCGTTATCGAATAAGGAAATTTCTCATTTCCGTGTTCCAAATAATCCGTGTATTCAATGACTTTGATAAGTGCTACGAATTCCTGATTATCAGAAACTGCTCCGAATCTACAATCCCAATTGCATTCGCAAGAACAAGCGAAAGATTGGATTGAAAAAGTCATTATTAAAATGAAAAATAGTTTCTTCATAATTATGCACAACGGTTTGGCTATGCGCAGTGCGGGGCGGGCACGCGAATGCCTTCCCGCCATGCGATAGCAAAAATCTTTTTGTTTTGGTTTTATCTTGTCCCGCGTAAAAGCAAAATCCAAAAGATTTTGCGGTGCCCGAAAACACGCCCAGACCTTTCAGGAAGGCACATACGCCCGCATTGCGTATAGGTTTTGTTAGGCAACGTTTTTCCTTGCGTACCGTTTGATTTGATCGAGTTCCTTCTCTTTATTTTCCTTTTCCTCCTCGATGTCATAATCGTCTTGGATTCCGAGCCAGAATTTTGCGGAATTACCGAAATATTTGCTCAATCGTAAAGCGGTGTCGGCCGTAATCCGGCGATTGCCCTTTATGATTTCCGAAATCCTTGTTTGCGGTATCTTTAAGTCTTTTGACAGCCTGTAAGCGGTAATTTCAAGAGGCTCCAAAAATTCGAGGTTCAAGATCTCTCCGGGATGGATGTTCGATAACTTCTCCATAATTTTTTTATTAATGGTAATCGATTATTTCCACTTCGCTTGCGTTTCCGTTGTTCCAGATGAACATAATCCTCCACTGCCTATTGATCCGGATGCTATGGTATTCCTTCAATTTTCCGGTAAGCTTTTCAAGTCGGTTCGATGGAGGGATGCGTAAGTCGGCAATGTCCTGTGAGTTGTTCAACATTCTCAATTTCCGACGTCCGATATTTTGGATTTCGAGCGGCATTTTTTTAACCCTGATACCTTTCCAAATCCGTTCGGTGTCCTTCGCTCCAAAGGAGATAATCATATTACCGTTTTACGTTACTAACGTCAAAGATAAGTAA
This genomic window from Maribacter sp. MJ134 contains:
- a CDS encoding P1 family peptidase; this translates as MKRTLVILIVVLIGLQIKGQKPRARDLGVPFDGETGLFNAITDFKGVEVGYSTIISSKGENTVGKGPVRTGVTAIFPRGKAKKFSPVYANWYSLNGNGEMTGTTWVTESGFLETPIMITNTNSVGVVRDAVLKWYVDTDWYSGEDWWYTYPVVAETYDGFLNDIYGFHVKEKHVLEAIQDAKSGKIAEGNVGGGTGMMCLGYKGGTGTSSRVFKIEEEAYTVGALVQSNFGAKWNLSVAGVRVGVELKDTLNYKFNGPPKSRRQEGDGSIIVIVATDAPLLPHQLKRIAQRIPLGVGIVGGRGSNGSGDIFLAFSTANENAFNRDKTTTVKSMPNDKLMPVFEATVQAVEEAIINAMVAAETMEGINGNTAYALPHDLLRETLKKYNRLKK
- a CDS encoding alpha/beta hydrolase family protein, whose amino-acid sequence is MVTYAVQKKTIGKKVPVIIYNRGGTGNFGRLSEEDLPDFYWLAKNGFAVFASDYRFVGEIGKLDQSGGDDVNDVINLYEIIKKIDYVDSSNIFMMGVSRGGMMTYQCLRKLNINAAAVVGGVADLKLQAMQRPIFINGWSDLEEEYNYKGLANILPDFNKNSEKYLNERSAIEWADEINTPVYILHSRQDGRVSVTGAITLVQQLDKYDKDYKFKIYDRKSHGLPYSKFDSFEEIIKWFKSHTN
- a CDS encoding alpha/beta fold hydrolase, translating into MNGNFIDAFRYSFKKKHITLESNFSLIPTDYGNIRVFDTKGNKPVILAVPDGPNVIEHHKNLISKLSRDFRVICFEFIGVGLSYPNSKYDYSYAKASQLIIDLMDILGIKRAILCFSCSNGFYAIKTAEQFPDRIVHLFLSQTPSIHSMVEWTTINIPKVLRYPIVGQIVNSFSEKKFAKTWYRYALPKETDKSAFVATSLDNLNKGGCFCLSGLVQGLEKESLSKLNVLDVPSTLIWGTKDYTHRNTDHTSILEHLPNCGIIEFENCGHFPELEDTNRYSRLLKEKLNW
- a CDS encoding RidA family protein; protein product: MKKPSNRMTLLVTLCIVTFGLQSCEQKQKEETQEVEKEVIVESEKPEYFLLRPEVEKAYGYSHAVKIGNDIKISGAVSMDNEGNPTAVGDIEQQMKNCYADLEKILKHYGCTFDDVVKEDIFTTNMAQMLEKSAYRAEIYKNGFPTGSWLEVKGLALPEFMVEIELEVYKAE
- a CDS encoding Crp/Fnr family transcriptional regulator; protein product: MDRKKIVEIISNHYSPLTPECKLDLITNSKLLVLQKGTVLVRGGQFSDKTFFIVNGCARAYYLKDGKDISDWFAFENEFISSINSFFLNIPSPHFIELIEDSVLLEISRGNIEILSNTYHDFERLSKVVAIKTMLKQQERITSMQFHSAEEKYKNLLSIHPDINQRIPLTHIASYINITLETLSRIRKRLTRI
- a CDS encoding DUF3995 domain-containing protein, coding for MTTTTVLSVLLFVIFSALGFIHFYWFLGGNWGLDKALPTKEIGEKAIQPPKIATLIVGVGLILFGLIYLIRTGLINIVVPSWIISYGSWLVPSIFILRVIGDFNYVGLFKKIKNTEFAKADSKWFIPLCSTIGLFGILIQLMDN
- a CDS encoding FAD-dependent monooxygenase, coding for MTIDIIGAGIGGLTTAIAFEQKGIKTRIFEQAEQIKEVGAGIILANNAMQVYEKLGLRKVIEENGNPISSMNITKSCLKPLSTIDLSYFEQKRNIKNIAIHRGKLQQLLTDKLKSTEITLDHKLTSIVKNGIDYDLNFKNGHQTQSSTVIGADGLNSIVRQNIFPNNSIRNAKQICWRGVTEYELPLKFGNELNEAWGKSERFGFVQIAKNKVYWYALKSFKKNMNEFSINDLNEYFSNYNTIIKDIINSTKKEHINTAEISDLKPTNTRFKGNVCLIGDAAHATTPNMGQGACQAIEDAYVLSECLNKYKIT
- a CDS encoding DUF1330 domain-containing protein: MDKYIDSNPEAGKRFYKDFFDKGKVTMLNLLKFRVKADYTGFENLSPEKEISGEEAYQLYIDNTLTELIKAGSRVLYYGKSKDFLIGPDTEKWDAVLIVEHESVSKFMAFAQSKDYIENVGHRAAGLEDSRLLPTTEIKTTPNKELS
- a CDS encoding IS110 family transposase — its product is MNWLKGSVDPSVELLVVMEATGVYHQGIARYLYDNGYNVCVMQSGRVKRYAQSLDFRF
- a CDS encoding HigA family addiction module antitoxin, with product MEKLSNIHPGEILNLEFLEPLEITAYRLSKDLKIPQTRISEIIKGNRRITADTALRLSKYFGNSAKFWLGIQDDYDIEEEKENKEKELDQIKRYARKNVA
- a CDS encoding type II toxin-antitoxin system RelE/ParE family toxin, with amino-acid sequence MIISFGAKDTERIWKGIRVKKMPLEIQNIGRRKLRMLNNSQDIADLRIPPSNRLEKLTGKLKEYHSIRINRQWRIMFIWNNGNASEVEIIDYH